The following proteins are co-located in the Planococcus plakortidis genome:
- the sigB gene encoding RNA polymerase sigma factor SigB, which translates to MSKQSHPNQPTKEQVLEWIEAYQKTEDEEAQTNLVLNYRRLVESIARKYSNGKSYHEDIAQVGMLGLLGAIRRYDPSYGRSFEAFAVPTIIGEIKRFLRDKTWAIHVPRRIKELGPRIKATVEVLTTELQRSPQVWEIAEYLDVDEDDVLEAMEMGKSYQALSMDHSLEADSDGSTVTLFDVVGQEDDGYEKADQRMLVAEAMNVLSDREKQIIQYTYIEQLSQKEAGDRLGISQMHVSRLQRKAIKKLQEAILAAGGVS; encoded by the coding sequence ATGTCGAAACAATCTCATCCTAATCAGCCAACGAAAGAACAGGTACTGGAATGGATTGAAGCTTATCAAAAAACCGAGGACGAGGAAGCCCAGACTAACCTTGTCCTCAATTATCGCCGTTTAGTGGAATCGATTGCCCGCAAGTATTCAAATGGGAAATCCTACCACGAAGACATTGCACAAGTGGGCATGCTTGGCTTGCTCGGTGCAATCCGGCGTTATGATCCGTCTTATGGCCGCAGTTTCGAAGCTTTCGCGGTGCCGACTATCATCGGTGAAATCAAGCGCTTTTTGCGCGACAAAACATGGGCAATCCATGTGCCGCGCCGCATAAAGGAACTGGGGCCGCGCATCAAAGCGACGGTTGAAGTGTTGACGACAGAGCTTCAGCGTTCTCCACAAGTTTGGGAAATCGCTGAATATCTGGATGTTGATGAAGACGACGTTTTGGAAGCGATGGAGATGGGCAAAAGCTATCAAGCACTTTCCATGGACCATTCACTCGAGGCGGATTCGGACGGCAGTACGGTTACATTGTTTGATGTAGTCGGCCAGGAAGACGACGGATATGAAAAAGCGGATCAGCGCATGCTCGTGGCGGAAGCGATGAATGTCCTTTCCGATCGGGAAAAGCAGATCATCCAATACACCTACATAGAGCAGCTGAGCCAGAAGGAAGCGGGCGACCGCCTGGGGATTTCCCAGATGCACGTTTCACGCCTTCAACGAAAAGCCATCAAAAAGCTTCAGGAAGCGATTTTGGCTGCTGGCGGGGTTTCCTAG
- the rsbW gene encoding anti-sigma B factor RsbW yields the protein MRPFDYVEMRVPAKSQYVGVARLTISGLASRIGFSFDDIEDLKIASSEAVTNAVQHAYSEGEEGEVVIGCALYEDKIEIMVADHGQSFNFEETKAKVGPYHDQEEGAFLREGGLGLYLIETLMDEVKVHHQEGVTVFMTKHVEGERVEEDVETISS from the coding sequence ATGCGTCCTTTCGATTATGTAGAGATGCGCGTCCCGGCCAAATCCCAATACGTAGGCGTAGCTCGCCTGACGATTTCGGGGCTGGCAAGCCGCATCGGTTTTTCATTTGATGATATTGAAGATTTAAAGATCGCTTCAAGCGAAGCAGTAACAAACGCCGTTCAACACGCATATTCAGAAGGTGAAGAAGGCGAAGTGGTCATCGGTTGCGCATTATATGAAGACAAGATTGAAATCATGGTAGCCGACCACGGCCAAAGCTTCAACTTTGAAGAAACGAAGGCAAAAGTGGGCCCTTACCACGACCAGGAAGAAGGAGCGTTCCTGCGCGAGGGAGGTCTCGGCCTGTATTTGATCGAAACGCTTATGGATGAAGTGAAAGTGCATCATCAGGAAGGCGTTACTGTCTTTATGACCAAGCATGTTGAAGGAGAGCGGGTGGAAGAGGATGTCGAAACAATCTCATCCTAA
- a CDS encoding anti-sigma factor antagonist, with product MNIQVNLTENDNTLKGDIHGEIDAHTAPVLREKLEAYQAQEGLNAELDLSGVDYMDSTGLGVFVAFYKSINAKGGHLKLTGLSSRLKRLFDITGLGDIMDIEAAVGKGGN from the coding sequence ATGAATATTCAAGTTAATTTGACAGAAAATGACAATACATTAAAAGGCGATATCCACGGGGAAATCGATGCGCACACAGCACCGGTACTCCGCGAAAAACTAGAAGCGTACCAGGCACAGGAAGGCTTGAATGCCGAACTGGATCTATCCGGTGTCGATTACATGGATAGTACAGGCTTGGGCGTTTTTGTCGCGTTCTATAAATCCATCAATGCAAAAGGCGGCCATCTGAAATTGACTGGCCTCTCGAGCCGCTTGAAGCGCCTCTTCGATATAACGGGCCTAGGCGATATCATGGATATTGAAGCAGCAGTCGGGAAGGGTGGGAATTAA
- a CDS encoding SprT family protein, which yields MTNEELTQMIAEISHEVFGKPFRHQGVFNKRLRTTGGRYLLGTHNIEINPASYEKFGKDELRGIIKHELCHYHLHLEGKGYKHRDKDFRALLQETGSPRFCSLLAEKRRKATGFHLYECISCKTEFPRKIRMNTTKYRCGRCSGKLRLKREKVL from the coding sequence ATGACGAACGAAGAACTGACCCAGATGATTGCAGAAATTTCCCATGAAGTGTTCGGTAAACCTTTCCGACATCAAGGCGTATTCAATAAACGCCTCCGGACAACAGGTGGCCGTTACTTATTGGGAACACATAACATCGAAATCAACCCCGCTTCTTATGAAAAGTTTGGGAAGGATGAACTGAGAGGCATCATTAAGCATGAGCTATGCCATTATCATCTCCATCTTGAAGGGAAGGGATACAAACATCGGGACAAGGATTTCCGCGCGCTGTTGCAAGAGACCGGATCTCCGCGCTTTTGTTCGCTTCTCGCAGAGAAGCGGCGGAAGGCAACAGGCTTTCATCTATATGAATGCATCTCCTGTAAAACGGAATTCCCGAGAAAGATCCGAATGAACACAACCAAGTATAGATGTGGGCGCTGCAGCGGCAAGTTGCGGTTGAAAAGAGAAAAAGTTTTATAA
- a CDS encoding PP2C family protein-serine/threonine phosphatase — protein sequence MPQHIEAQYQEILNEYVKKQTEQNLYVGQNFSRQLILENISPEEVISMHKAAIRELYSDLPDVVWHSFDFLIEMMINYGLALQERQSLLKRQEELKVEMDLAANVQETLLKTKLPSLDGLDIGLLSIPAKKMNGDYIYFVSDYDGYAGVAVADVIGKGLPAALCMSMIKFGMDSLNSSHAMPKDVLSVINRIVEKSVDDSMFVSMFYANYDAGAARLTYGSAGHEPAILYRADTGEFEELEAKGLLLGVSPAAVYEEHSVTLEKGDMVIMMTDGVTEGRTEEGFIERDVIYELIGQKKGEPAQAIVQHVYDELERMQNAELQDDFTLVIYKKV from the coding sequence ATGCCTCAACACATTGAAGCACAGTACCAGGAGATTCTGAACGAATATGTTAAAAAGCAGACGGAACAAAATTTGTACGTCGGCCAAAATTTCAGCAGGCAACTTATTCTGGAGAACATCTCTCCCGAAGAAGTGATCAGCATGCACAAAGCAGCCATCCGGGAGCTCTATAGCGATCTCCCGGATGTTGTTTGGCATTCTTTCGATTTTCTGATCGAAATGATGATCAATTATGGGTTGGCCCTGCAGGAGCGCCAAAGCCTGCTGAAGCGCCAGGAAGAACTGAAAGTGGAAATGGACTTGGCCGCAAACGTGCAGGAAACTTTGCTCAAGACGAAATTGCCGTCTCTTGACGGGTTGGATATCGGCCTATTGTCGATTCCGGCCAAGAAGATGAACGGGGATTACATCTATTTTGTCAGTGATTATGATGGATACGCTGGAGTGGCTGTTGCCGATGTCATCGGCAAAGGACTTCCGGCGGCTCTTTGCATGTCCATGATCAAATTCGGCATGGACAGCCTCAATAGTTCGCATGCCATGCCAAAAGATGTGCTCAGCGTCATTAACCGGATCGTCGAAAAAAGTGTCGATGATTCGATGTTCGTGTCGATGTTCTATGCGAATTACGATGCGGGGGCAGCCAGGCTCACTTATGGATCGGCCGGACACGAGCCTGCCATTCTCTATCGCGCGGATACAGGAGAATTTGAGGAACTTGAAGCAAAAGGCTTGCTGCTCGGTGTTTCTCCGGCAGCTGTCTACGAAGAGCATTCTGTCACTTTGGAAAAAGGCGATATGGTCATCATGATGACGGACGGGGTGACCGAGGGCCGTACAGAGGAAGGCTTTATCGAGCGGGACGTCATTTATGAATTGATTGGGCAAAAGAAGGGCGAACCGGCTCAGGCGATTGTCCAGCATGTCTACGATGAACTTGAACGGATGCAAAATGCAGAACTTCAGGATGACTTCACTTTAGTGATTTACAAGAAGGTTTAA
- a CDS encoding Tex family protein, with translation MDTQQLHALIAKEAGVKPNQAKQVIELLVDGNTVPFIARYRKEATGSLDEVQIKAIEDRYTYIQNLEQRKTDVLRSIEEQGQLTPELEKAIKAATVLQRVEDLYRPYKQKRRTKAIIAKEKGLQGLADWLLKPGKEQIETIAGRYINNENGVETAEEAIAGARDILAELFADDPEIREKARRMTRDNGILETAAKKGHDDEKQVFHMYYEYGEAIKKIVPHRILAINRGEKEGVLKVAITPPIDRIIRSMKDKWLKPGSPAAREVEAAIEDSYKRLIQPSIEREIRTELSEKGETQAIHIFSENLRNLLLQPPMKDKMVLGIDPAYRTGCKLAVIDATGKLLEVAVIYPHPPKSDQQGAKETLQRLTDTYPIEIMAIGNGTASRETEQFVADFLGETAKEVSYVIVNEAGASVYSASDIARAEFPDLQVEERSAASIARRLQDPLSELVKIDPKAVGVGQYQHDVSQKKLADQLTFVVETAVNQVGVNVNSASASLLQYVAGLSKTVAENIIKARDDNGRFISRVQLKKIPRLGAKTYEQAIGFLRITEGKNPLDATGIHPESYEAAERILKLIDADKKMIGRPEIIAKLEGLDVEALSAELEIGKVTLKDIVDALKKPFRDPRDEFPQPLLKSDVLKMEDLTPGMEVQGTVRNVVDFGAFVDIGVKQDGLVHISKLKKGFVKHPLDVVAVGDIVTVWVDQVEKQKGRIALTMLPPKEQQPDLQGR, from the coding sequence ATGGATACTCAGCAATTGCACGCATTGATCGCCAAAGAAGCCGGCGTTAAACCAAACCAGGCAAAGCAGGTCATTGAGCTGCTTGTAGATGGAAACACGGTGCCATTTATTGCCCGTTACCGAAAAGAAGCGACCGGTTCATTGGATGAAGTCCAAATAAAAGCAATAGAAGATCGCTATACATACATCCAGAATTTGGAGCAGAGAAAAACGGATGTACTCCGTTCAATCGAAGAACAGGGCCAGTTAACCCCTGAGCTTGAAAAAGCCATCAAAGCCGCCACTGTCCTTCAGAGAGTGGAAGATTTGTACCGCCCTTACAAACAAAAGCGCCGTACAAAAGCGATTATCGCAAAAGAAAAAGGCCTCCAGGGGCTGGCAGATTGGTTGTTGAAACCAGGAAAAGAACAAATCGAAACTATTGCAGGCCGCTATATCAATAATGAAAATGGTGTTGAAACAGCGGAAGAAGCGATTGCAGGTGCACGGGATATTTTGGCCGAACTCTTTGCAGATGACCCTGAAATCCGTGAAAAAGCCAGACGGATGACCCGGGATAACGGTATTTTGGAAACTGCGGCCAAAAAAGGGCATGACGATGAGAAACAAGTGTTCCACATGTATTACGAATACGGTGAGGCTATCAAAAAAATCGTCCCACACCGCATACTAGCAATAAACCGTGGCGAAAAAGAGGGGGTATTGAAAGTTGCTATTACGCCCCCAATAGACCGGATCATCCGTTCGATGAAAGATAAATGGTTGAAACCAGGAAGCCCTGCCGCGAGAGAAGTGGAAGCGGCCATTGAAGATAGCTATAAACGCCTGATCCAGCCATCCATTGAACGTGAAATCCGTACGGAACTGAGTGAAAAAGGTGAAACGCAGGCCATCCATATCTTTTCGGAGAACCTGCGCAATCTATTATTACAGCCGCCGATGAAAGACAAAATGGTGCTCGGCATCGACCCGGCATACCGTACAGGCTGTAAATTAGCGGTTATAGATGCAACGGGGAAACTGTTGGAAGTGGCCGTCATCTATCCGCATCCTCCCAAATCCGATCAACAAGGTGCTAAGGAAACCTTGCAGCGCTTAACTGATACCTATCCCATTGAAATCATGGCGATCGGAAACGGCACTGCATCACGGGAAACCGAACAATTCGTTGCGGATTTCCTAGGCGAAACTGCAAAGGAAGTCTCTTACGTCATTGTCAATGAAGCAGGCGCCAGTGTATACTCGGCTTCCGATATAGCCCGAGCAGAGTTTCCGGACTTGCAAGTAGAAGAACGCAGTGCGGCTTCCATCGCCCGCCGCCTTCAAGATCCGCTTTCGGAACTGGTGAAGATCGACCCGAAAGCTGTAGGCGTTGGGCAATATCAACACGATGTCTCACAGAAAAAGCTGGCAGACCAATTGACCTTCGTTGTCGAAACTGCGGTCAACCAAGTCGGCGTAAATGTCAACTCGGCCTCAGCCTCTCTGCTTCAATATGTCGCAGGTCTCAGCAAAACTGTTGCCGAGAATATCATTAAGGCGAGAGACGACAATGGCCGTTTTATTTCCCGTGTCCAGCTCAAGAAAATCCCGCGCCTCGGTGCCAAGACTTATGAGCAAGCTATCGGATTCCTGCGCATAACGGAAGGGAAGAACCCGCTCGATGCTACAGGCATTCATCCCGAAAGTTATGAAGCTGCCGAGCGGATCCTTAAGTTGATCGATGCCGATAAAAAAATGATTGGACGCCCGGAAATCATCGCTAAGCTGGAAGGTTTGGATGTGGAAGCATTAAGTGCGGAATTGGAAATCGGCAAAGTGACACTCAAGGACATAGTGGATGCGCTGAAAAAACCATTCCGCGACCCACGCGACGAGTTCCCGCAGCCATTGCTAAAGAGCGACGTCTTAAAGATGGAGGATTTAACTCCTGGGATGGAAGTGCAAGGCACAGTGCGCAACGTCGTCGACTTCGGGGCTTTCGTCGACATTGGCGTGAAGCAGGATGGTCTGGTCCACATCTCTAAGTTGAAAAAAGGATTCGTTAAACATCCGCTTGATGTCGTGGCGGTCGGAGATATCGTCACTGTATGGGTCGACCAGGTCGAAAAACAAAAAGGCCGGATCGCCTTGACGATGCTGCCGCCAAAAGAACAACAGCCCGACCTTCAGGGGAGATAA
- a CDS encoding PP2C family serine/threonine-protein phosphatase produces MEEIRHENVEAYAYNAAKKGNYESGDSYFTVLTDDYFICSVADGLGSGPVARESSQVIPQILKEYHHETIDQLMNRFNGLMMQKRGAAVAIFKVDFKKRTLEYSCVGNIRFYLYRRETDEVIYPLPVMGYLSGRPQKLKTQLYTYLENDLFLIHSDGVDLRNPKAMMRKAGSPRRLYEDILASIQTGDDATLISGSLLH; encoded by the coding sequence GTGGAAGAAATTCGACACGAAAATGTGGAAGCCTATGCCTACAACGCGGCAAAAAAAGGGAATTACGAATCCGGCGACAGCTATTTCACTGTATTGACGGATGATTACTTTATTTGCTCCGTAGCCGATGGTTTGGGAAGTGGCCCTGTAGCGCGTGAATCGTCGCAGGTTATCCCGCAAATTTTGAAAGAATATCATCATGAGACAATCGATCAATTGATGAACCGCTTCAATGGTTTAATGATGCAAAAACGTGGGGCTGCAGTCGCCATCTTTAAAGTGGATTTCAAGAAACGCACTTTGGAATACAGTTGTGTAGGCAATATCCGTTTCTACCTTTATAGAAGAGAAACCGATGAAGTGATTTATCCGCTGCCAGTCATGGGCTACCTTTCAGGACGCCCCCAAAAGCTGAAAACACAGCTTTATACGTATTTGGAGAACGACTTGTTCCTGATTCATTCAGATGGCGTGGACTTGCGCAATCCAAAAGCGATGATGAGAAAAGCGGGATCACCTAGACGGCTATACGAAGACATTCTTGCGTCCATTCAAACCGGCGACGATGCCACCTTAATTTCAGGAAGCCTCCTTCATTGA